The sequence ACGCGTACGCGGCGATCGACGCTGGCGACGCCCACAGCAACCTGACGATTCGGGATTCCGATCTGGCAGCGCTCGTCGCTGGCCTCGACGAGACGGACGGCCTCGGGGAGATCGTGGCCGACGCCCAGGACGAACTCGACCGTGAGGGAACCGACGCCGACGCGACGAAAGCGATGGCACTCGGACTCCTGGTACGCGTCGGTCTCTCGGAAGTCGCCCCGGAAGCCGTCGAAACGACGCTCGAGGCGAAGAAACGCCATGCTGTGAATCAAGCATCCGAAATCTGAATCTGGAAGCGGTATTCGCAGTCTGAATATAGATATTGTATACGTATACTGTATACGATTACAGTAAGACGATAGTTTATACCGGAAGAGGCAGCGAACGCCGGCGATGCACCCACAGGACGACCTGTTGATCGTCGAGGCGCTGATCGAATACGCTCGCGAACGCGTACTCCACGACCCCGACCGGCGCGATCGGGCGCTGGCGCTCGCCGAGGACGTCGCCGGCGAGCACGGGCTGGGGCTCGAGGACGCGCTGTTTCAGATTGAATGACGCGCTGGATTTATATCACCAGACGTGTCGTTTGAGGTTGATAATGACTCAACCAATCAACACGAGTCCTGTCTGGGGCGTCCCTTCCGGTCTCTTTGTGGCAGGAATCATTCTCGTAGCAGCAGGTATCGGATTCCTCCACGGTGGCGAATCAATAGGATGGGGCCATCTATTCTTAGGAGCTTTAGCCATGATTGTATCGCCAATTTCTCTATTCATTTTCTCCCCGAAAGGTACCGTCTGAACCCCTCTGTTTCCTATCCGTCCGCTAACAGGCGTCAGACGTTGATATCCGGGCGATTAGCATCTAGGACTAGGGAAGAGCAAAAGATATAGCGACATACAGTATATAAACCCCTAAAACGAGGGTAGAAGACTCGAGACTACCGAGAACACACGCCTCAGACGACTCGCCTACTACTTTGTTAAACACCAGTTTAACCAAACAGATTTACTAGGGTCGACGCTGTACCCCGCAGGTGTGAACGTACAATGAACGAGAGACCACCTTCTCGAGGCCGAAACCCCAGGGATTACACCGTCGAAGAGGCGGTCACGCGCTACCTCGATTCACTCAACTCGGACGGCTCGCGCAAAACGATGCGAACGCCACTGAATCGATTCGTCGAGTTCTGCGAGCGCCACGAGATCGCGGCGCCGGGCGAGCTCACCTCGGGTGACATCCAGGACTTCGGCTACGAACTGAAAGAGGACCACCGAGACGGGAACCTGAAAGCGTCGACGGCGAACACCTACTACGACTACGTCCGGGCGTTCCTCGGGTTCTGTGTCCGAAACGAGATGGCCGACCAGAACCCTGCGAAAACCGATCGGGGGCAGGAGTACCTCCCCGACGACACCGGCGATCGGGACGCCCAGTACTGGACGACCGAGCAACGCACGCAGATCCTCAACTACGTCACCCAGCGACTCGACTGGGCGCTCGACGGGAAGATCGACGTCGACCCCGATATCGCGTACCGTGACCGAACAATGGTCGTCCTACTCGCGAGAACCGGGGCCCGAGGCGCCGAACTTTTTAATGACCTCAAGGATCGGGAACGGACTGGCGTCACCTGGGGCGACGTCGACCTCGAGAACGCGGTCCTGTACGTCTTCGGAAAGGGGCGCAAACACAATCAGGAGGTTCCCCTCCCGAAGTCCGCCCGCGAAGTACTGGATCGGTGGCAACGGAAGGCCGACCCGCCGAGTGACGACTGGCCGATCTTCCCGAGCTGGAGCTACAAGGCTCGACGGAAGAACCTCGAGGACGAAATCGGCTCGAAAGTGGTGTCTCTGCGTTTCGAGGAACGGGGCGACGTACTGAAAACCGAGTTTCTCGACGAACTCCTCGAGGAGTATGAGGTGGCGCCACCGGCGATCTCGAAAGAGCGCGCTCGGCAGATCATGAAACAACTGACCGACGAGGCGAACATCGACGTCGACGACCGCCACGGCTATCTCACGCCGCACGGCGCCCGCCGCCGTCTCGGGGCCGACCTGTACGCGGCAGGCGAGTCCGAGCGTGCACAGGATGCACTACGGCACAACTCAATCGAGACGACTCACGAGGCCTACAGCCACCTCAACACGAAAGACACGGCCGACACGATCGACGAGGTCCTCGAAGAAATCGAATAGCGCCCCACTCCGTCAACTGTTCTCGTCTTCTAATTGCTCCCGCAGGTCCTCGACTTCTTCCTCGAGCCGCGCCAACCTCTCCTCGGTGTCTTCTTCGACGACGGCCTCGCGAAGCTGGTCGTAGAGTTCTGGATCGTGTTCACGCAGTAGACGGGCGTCGGTTTCCATCCGGTCCATCTTCCCGCGCACTCGAGAACGGTGGCTCGAGCGCACACTAGCGTCCATATCTGGGTCTCCTCGTATTGCATCCCGTTCGCCGTCGGTGAGCAACGCCCTCGTCATTCGTTCGCCGTCTGTGTTGCCGGTCAACATATATGGTGTGATCTAACGAGATGCCGTGATAAAAGTATACCGTGCTTATTCAACAGTATCTACAGCAGCGCAACATATATGTTGAATAAGATAGAAACGTGATGTATGGCACAGAGTCAAGCCGACCGACCCGAATGGCTGCCAGACGAGTACGACGCAGACGCATCGCTACGCGAACGGCTTCCGATCATGGCCGAGATTGACGGCGGTATCGAACTGCACGTCGGCGACGAGCGCGGCATCGTCGAGATCGTCGGTGAGCCACTCGAGCTGACCGAGAACGCCGCTGAGTGTTACACGCTGAGAACCGGATCGGCCTCGAAATGGCGCCAGGGAGTCTGGCGGAACGAGATCGTCGTTCCGAAGGAACACGAGGCCGTGTTGAAATCGGTCGACCCGGAGCAGAGCTTCGAGGACTATGAACGGACGAAGAAAACCGAACTTCGAGGCGTCGACGTTCGGATTTACGGCATCGATCACGAGCGGCTCGGGCGCGAGGTGCCGGCATGAGCCTCCCTGACCCCGAAACGACGGAGTGCGAACCGATCGAGATCGACGACGACGAAGTCCTCGAGCAGATTCCCGAGGACAACCCGTTCAAGGCGGCGATCGTCGAGATGAAAGACGACGACGCGTCGTGGACCGAGGTGTTGGAACGCCTCGAGGACGCGTACAACCCGATCGACAAGACGGCCTACAAGGAATCGATGGTCCGAATGCCTGAGTACCGGATTCGGGCGGTCGTCCACTGCGAGCAATCGACCTCTGGAGAGCGTTACGAGTCGTTCACCCACGCAGACGAGACCGAAGACGCGGCTATCGAGTGGGCCGAATCAAAACACGACGTTCTGCGCGTCGAATCGACCGAGAAGGTCGGAATGGTGACCGTCGGATGAGCGACTTCGAACGAGACGACGTCGACCGAATCGAGGAGTTCTACCGCCTCGAGCACGCCAGCGGGTGCGTCTACGTCGGTCGGCGCGGCATTACGGCCATCAAAGCCGCCGACTTCGACGAGGACGGCACGATCTTCCCGCTGGGGTACACCAAATCGGAACTCGAGCGGAAGGTCAACAATCAGGGACTCGAGTCCGTCTCTCGAGAGGACGTCCCCGACCGCGCAGAGAACTACCTCGAGCACCAGTTCTACGCTCGGGCTGTGAATCTGGGGATGGCCGATATCGCGGGTGAAACGGCATGAGCTTCGAACGCGTCCCCGACGAGCTGCGGAAGAACAACCTCGCCATCCGCTGCATGATCGGCGAGGACGACCCCGACCTCTGTGACGGCTGGCTGACGAGCGTCGAGATCGACCCCTCGGACGTCCGAGTGGACGGCTACGACCGACTCCGCTTCGCGGAGCACGTCCCGACCGAGTGTCCGGAATGTGGCGATCGCGTCCTCGAGTACAACGGTGTGGAGGTGACGTTTCACGCATGATCACCGACTTACTCGCCCAGCTGGCGTTTATTCACCGGGAGATACCGGAGGAAGAGTTCGACCTCGATACCGCTGTGGAAACGGCCATCGACACCGTTGAGAGAGACGTAACTGAGGAAGAACGCGACGAACTCGACAGTCTCCTCCCGGAGTGGCTAGAGCAGGGCGACGATGAGAGGGCCGCAGCATGAGCCTCCACGAGTGCCGACGATGCGGGAAGGAAATCGCAACGAACTCCACGACGGCAGGCGCGTTCGCGATGCCGCCGACGCTGTACTGCGTCCACGACGGAGACGCCGTCGAGATGGATGTCGTTTCGGAGGCCGACCTCCTTGAGGAGGCGATCGTCCATGAGTAACGAGACGGACCACTGGCAGGTCGTCGAAATCACAGGCGTCGGTATCGGCGAGATGTGGTTCGACGTCGTCGCCGACGAGCTCTCCCAGGACGTCGCCGAACGACGAGCCGGCCAGCGAGATCGCCACGTTGCCGTCCCAATGACCTACGACCCCGGTGAACCAGTCGGAATCGGCCAGGTCGTCGACGACTACGACCGGGCGGTGATCGACCGATGATCCGACGTTTGTACTGGGGCGTCATGTTCAACCTCTCGAGGGCGACAGCGCTCGCGATCTGCGAACCGAAGCTCCGACTCGGGCGTCGGCGCCACGACGGTAACTGCGACGAGTGTGGCGAGCGCTGTTCTCCCTACGCGATGGAGAAGCTGGACTTCCCGATCGAGAGTCTCGAGCCCGAAGCGACATCGAGTCGCGAAAAGCTCCGGGCGATGTTCAGCGCGGACTACGTCCGGTACTGTCTCGAGTGCGGTAACGGAATCGAAACCGAGCAAGCAGGGGTGGACGATGCCGAGTAACACCTCGAACGGCATCGACCGCTCGAAGGTCGAATACGTCCGCTCTCAGCACTGGCGATACGAGGGGACCGACTACGTTCTCGGATACATCCCGAGCGAGTGCTCGGAGTGTGGAAAGACCATCCCGGACGACCATGCCGGATACATCCGCGACGGCCCTCGAGCGAACGGCGGAGACGGCGGCATGGACGAACTGTGCTTCGACTGCGGTAATGAGGTGACTGGATTTGCAGACTGAAACAGAACAGACGCGGTTAGCGGATGAACTGAGCCGAATCTACGACATCCTGGAGGACGCATCGGAAGAGGCGGAGACACAGCGAGAGAACGCCGTGATCGGCCTGTTGTTCATCCTGACGGACTACGGGCGCGACGTCGCACTCCAGCGTGAGTATCCAACGCCGAACCAGAAACTCTTCGAGGCGGTCGGCGGGGAGTTATCCGAGAAACCTTCCGATCCTGGGTTCTGGCCCGACTACGCTGGCGACCACGACGACTTTTCGATGCTCGTGGACTGGACCGATCCGAACCGGCGGACGGAGGGCGACAATGGCGAGTAACGATCCTCTCTCGGATCTCGAGATCCGCGAACAGTCCCTCGCACACACGCGAGACGCGCTGGCAGCACTCCAGAAGGTGCCGGCCGCCGGCTTGGACCAGCCGAAACACGAGACGGTGACGGACCTCGTCGACGGGGCGACGTCGCTCGAGCGCCAGCTCGCAAACGAAGTCGAACAGATTCGAGGTGGCGACGGTGAGTAACGATCCGCTCCTGGAGGAGTGTCCCGACTGCGAGGGGACGGACCTCGAGCCAGCCGACGAGATCAACGAAATCATGTGGGACGATACGATGACGGCGTGTCACGACTGTAAACTCGTCTTCGACGCCCGTGGGCGGACGCAGGGTGGGTTCGATAGCGAGGTCGCTCGCGAACTGCACTCGGCGGCGGTCGACGCACTGCTCGACTCTCTCGGTGGTGACGATGGCGAGTAAAGCCACCGACCGAAAGGACGCCTACGAGGAAGACGAGTGCCTGCTGTGCGCTCCGGCGCCGCATCCGAACTGCGAGATGTACACCGTCCTGGAGGTCCTCAATCGCGAGCACGTGCCGCTCGGGGAGGACGAGAGCGACCACCTGATCGAGATTCCGGTGTGCCTCGGGCACTACCAGGCGCTCGAGGAGTACCAGAGCGGGAAGAACGTCGCCGAGGTCGACGTGATATGAGCGCCGAATACGAACACGCGGGCGAGTGGGACT is a genomic window of Natronosalvus halobius containing:
- a CDS encoding tyrosine-type recombinase/integrase — encoded protein: MNERPPSRGRNPRDYTVEEAVTRYLDSLNSDGSRKTMRTPLNRFVEFCERHEIAAPGELTSGDIQDFGYELKEDHRDGNLKASTANTYYDYVRAFLGFCVRNEMADQNPAKTDRGQEYLPDDTGDRDAQYWTTEQRTQILNYVTQRLDWALDGKIDVDPDIAYRDRTMVVLLARTGARGAELFNDLKDRERTGVTWGDVDLENAVLYVFGKGRKHNQEVPLPKSAREVLDRWQRKADPPSDDWPIFPSWSYKARRKNLEDEIGSKVVSLRFEERGDVLKTEFLDELLEEYEVAPPAISKERARQIMKQLTDEANIDVDDRHGYLTPHGARRRLGADLYAAGESERAQDALRHNSIETTHEAYSHLNTKDTADTIDEVLEEIE